Part of the Streptomyces antimycoticus genome, AGCAGCAGGATCGCCCCGATGGACGTGCGCACCTCCGCGTCCCCGGCCCAGAGCAAGAACACCGTGCCCACCACGACCCCGGCCGCGACCGCCGGAAACAGCCGCACCAGGGTCCCCCAGTGGGCGTGCCGCCGATAGGTGCGCACGGCGAGCAGATCGCCGACGATCAGCAGGGGCAGCAGCACACCGGTCGACTCCCGGGCCGGAAGCACCGCCGCGAAGATCGCGAGGCTGACGGTATTGGCGCCGCTGACGGCGGTCTTCGAGAAGCCGACGAGTATGGATGCCGCCGCGAGCGCGGCGAACTCCCAGAGGGTAACGGTGTACATGCCACCGGATGATTCCAGGCCACCGCGCGCCTGCCGGAGGCAGGGACCTATGGGGTGTCCGGCGGACCACGCGGCGGAGCCGCATGGCAAGGGCTCCGCCCCTGGACCCCGGGGTCTGGGGCGGAGCCCCAGTTGAGGGAAGGGGCGGGGAGGGGAACAGCCCGCCGCAGGCGTCAAGACCCGCCGGACCCCCTCAGCGCACCCAACCCTGGAGCGGTTCGGTGTCCAGCGTGACGCTGACCGGCGCGGGCAGCGTGAGCGGCTTGCCGAACGGCACGGTCTTGGTGCTCTCGTACCGGACCCCGTCGGGCTCGCTGAACACGGTGACCTCACCGGCCTCCCGGTCGACCAGCAGATACACCGGGATACCCGTCTCGGCGTAGGCGCGTGGCTTCTCCACCCGGTCCCTGCGGTCGGTGTCGGAGTCGTAGGAGGTGACCTCCACGACCATCAGGACGGGATCGGCATCGGCCCACTCCCCCTGGCCAACAAACGCGTCACCGTGGGCAAGGGTCCCGTCCGGGCGGGCATGGCCATTGCGGTAGGTCTCGACCTTGAGTCCCTGGTCATGCAGCCACAACTCGGGATGGGCCTGGATGCAGATCCGCGCCAGCCACTGGATGATCCGCCCGTGATCGCCGTCCGGCACCGGCGTGACCCCGATCTTTCCGTTGATGAACTCCCACCGCACTCCCTCCGCCACGCGGGCCGCCAGCCGCGCGTACTCCTCGAACTCCTCCGGCAGCATCTGCGGACGATCGTGGGTCGCGGTCATGACCGGGAGCCTCCTTCGGGTGCGGTGCGCTCTCAGCGTAGTCGTTCTCAGGGGCCACCATCGGTGAGATAAAGGTGCACGCATGGTGACTAAGCAAACTCGGGACGGGCTGTTGGAGCTGGTGGACTGGCTCCAAGAGGAGTATGAGCCGGTTACCGAGGAGGAGCGCGCCGCCGCTTGAGCAGAGCTGTGCGAGATCGACGCGGAACATAGCCGCCGTCTGCGGACGAGCCCATCCGCAGGGTGATACTGGCCGCATGAGCAGCCACGAGTTCGTGCGGGCCCGGGCCGGGCTCGAGAACGGACTCGGGGGATGGTGGTGACCGCCGTCGGCTACCGGTCCGAGGGGATACCGCCGACGCTGCACCGGGGGCTG contains:
- a CDS encoding Uma2 family endonuclease → MTATHDRPQMLPEEFEEYARLAARVAEGVRWEFINGKIGVTPVPDGDHGRIIQWLARICIQAHPELWLHDQGLKVETYRNGHARPDGTLAHGDAFVGQGEWADADPVLMVVEVTSYDSDTDRRDRVEKPRAYAETGIPVYLLVDREAGEVTVFSEPDGVRYESTKTVPFGKPLTLPAPVSVTLDTEPLQGWVR